In Luteimonas viscosa, the following proteins share a genomic window:
- a CDS encoding phage terminase large subunit, producing the protein MSILARDFTRMLEPASVMRDAGMQPDAWQEAVLNSDSRRMLLLCSRQSGKSTTCASLAVHQALYDPGLVLLIAPAQRQSSELFRKVREVYTALPDVPRIVQESALRMELANGSRIIALPGTEGTIRGYSGARTVIIDEASRVDDALFAAVRPMLATTQGRFVALTTPYGKRGWFYESWEHGEGWRRTKITAHDCPRIDPEWLAEERRLIGDWQYRQEYMCEFVDTDEQFFASDLIEAALCHEVAPLWS; encoded by the coding sequence GTGTCGATCCTCGCGCGTGACTTCACCCGCATGTTGGAACCCGCGAGTGTGATGCGGGACGCAGGCATGCAGCCAGATGCGTGGCAGGAAGCCGTATTGAACAGCGACTCTCGGCGGATGTTGCTCCTGTGCAGCCGCCAATCCGGAAAATCCACTACGTGCGCCAGCCTTGCGGTCCATCAGGCGCTCTACGATCCCGGCCTTGTGTTGCTCATTGCTCCGGCGCAGCGCCAGAGTTCCGAGTTGTTTCGCAAAGTGCGCGAGGTCTATACAGCGTTGCCCGACGTGCCGCGAATCGTGCAGGAATCTGCCTTGCGCATGGAACTCGCGAACGGCTCCAGAATCATCGCGTTGCCCGGTACCGAGGGCACCATCCGGGGCTACTCCGGCGCGAGGACCGTAATCATCGACGAAGCGAGTCGCGTGGACGATGCCTTGTTCGCCGCCGTGCGTCCCATGCTTGCGACGACTCAGGGTCGGTTTGTGGCGCTCACGACTCCCTACGGCAAGCGCGGGTGGTTCTACGAGAGTTGGGAACACGGGGAGGGCTGGCGTCGCACAAAGATCACGGCGCATGACTGCCCCCGCATCGATCCCGAGTGGCTCGCGGAGGAACGCCGCCTTATCGGAGATTGGCAGTACCGCCAAGAGTACATGTGCGAGTTCGTGGACACGGATGAGCAGTTCTTCGCCTCCGATCTTATCGAAGCAGCACTTTGCCATGAGGTCGCGCCCCTGTGGAGCTGA
- the dxs gene encoding 1-deoxy-D-xylulose-5-phosphate synthase gives MIDSTRYPRLARIGSPAELRQFEEAELPAIADELRAYLIESVGKSGGHFGAGLGVVELTTALHWIYDTPDDRIVWDVGHQTYPHKILTGRRDSIHTVKQAGGVAPFPKREESEYDTFGVGHSSTSISAALGMAIANARTDNGRRVVAVIGDGAMTAGMAYEALNHAGGMDDEPDLLVILNDNRMSISEAVGGVTRMLGRMTSSSTLNALREGGKKLLGDKRSSGPARFVRRWEEHWKGMFVPSTLFEEMGFHYTGPIDGHDVRALVGALKTLKGLKGPQLLHVITTKGKGYELAEGDQIGYHAVSPFDPSKGLVAKAGAKKPTYTDVFGDWLCDMAAADPSLLAITPAMREGSGLVRFSREYPERYFDVAIAEQHAVTLAAGMACEGAKPVVAIYSTFLQRGYDQLVHDVALQDLDVLFAIDRGGVVGPDGATHAGNLDLSFLRCVPNMVVMAPADEEECRQMLSTGFAHRGPAAVRYPRGTGPGVAPGQALDTLPIGKAQVRRQGARLALLAFGALVPAAEQVGAELGLTVVNMRFVKPLDRALVLELAQTHEGFVTLEDNVVMGGAGSGVLELLQAQGVLLPVLQLGLPDAFQHHASREALLAEAGLDAAGIRAAIIARWPQAGDQRARLSASG, from the coding sequence ATGATCGATTCCACGCGCTACCCGCGCCTTGCGCGCATCGGCAGCCCGGCCGAGCTGCGCCAGTTCGAAGAAGCAGAACTGCCCGCCATCGCCGATGAACTGCGCGCCTACCTGATCGAGTCGGTCGGCAAGTCCGGCGGCCATTTCGGCGCGGGCCTGGGCGTGGTCGAACTGACCACCGCATTGCACTGGATCTACGATACCCCCGACGACCGCATCGTCTGGGACGTCGGCCACCAGACCTACCCGCACAAGATCCTCACCGGGCGCCGCGACAGCATCCACACCGTCAAGCAGGCCGGCGGCGTGGCGCCGTTCCCCAAGCGCGAGGAAAGCGAGTACGACACCTTCGGCGTCGGCCATTCCTCGACCTCGATCTCCGCCGCCCTGGGCATGGCCATCGCCAACGCGCGCACGGACAACGGCCGGCGGGTGGTGGCGGTCATCGGCGATGGCGCGATGACCGCCGGCATGGCCTACGAGGCGCTCAACCACGCCGGCGGCATGGACGACGAACCCGACCTGCTGGTGATCCTCAACGACAACCGCATGTCGATCTCCGAAGCGGTCGGCGGCGTGACCCGGATGCTCGGCCGCATGACCAGCAGTTCGACCCTCAACGCCTTGCGCGAGGGCGGCAAGAAACTGCTCGGCGACAAGCGCAGCAGCGGGCCCGCGCGCTTCGTGCGCCGCTGGGAGGAGCACTGGAAGGGCATGTTCGTGCCGTCCACGCTGTTCGAGGAGATGGGCTTCCACTACACCGGCCCGATCGACGGCCACGACGTCAGGGCGCTGGTCGGCGCGCTCAAGACGCTCAAGGGCCTGAAGGGTCCGCAGCTGCTGCACGTGATCACCACCAAGGGCAAGGGCTACGAACTGGCCGAGGGCGACCAGATCGGCTACCACGCGGTCTCGCCTTTCGATCCGAGCAAGGGCCTGGTGGCCAAGGCCGGCGCCAAGAAGCCGACCTACACCGACGTCTTCGGCGACTGGCTGTGCGACATGGCCGCGGCGGATCCCTCGCTGCTGGCCATCACCCCGGCGATGCGCGAAGGGTCCGGCCTGGTGCGCTTCAGCAGGGAGTACCCGGAGCGCTATTTCGACGTCGCCATCGCCGAGCAGCACGCGGTGACGCTGGCGGCGGGCATGGCCTGCGAGGGCGCGAAGCCGGTCGTGGCGATCTATTCCACGTTCCTGCAGCGCGGCTACGACCAGCTGGTGCACGACGTCGCCCTGCAGGACCTCGACGTGCTGTTCGCGATCGACCGCGGCGGCGTGGTCGGCCCGGACGGCGCGACCCACGCCGGCAACCTCGACCTGAGCTTCCTGCGCTGCGTGCCGAACATGGTGGTGATGGCGCCCGCCGACGAGGAGGAGTGCCGGCAGATGCTCAGCACCGGCTTCGCCCACCGCGGGCCTGCCGCGGTGCGCTACCCCCGTGGCACCGGTCCGGGCGTGGCGCCGGGACAGGCGCTCGATACCCTGCCGATCGGCAAGGCGCAGGTGCGCCGCCAGGGCGCGCGCCTGGCCCTGCTCGCCTTCGGCGCGCTGGTGCCGGCGGCCGAACAGGTCGGCGCCGAGCTGGGCCTGACCGTGGTCAACATGCGCTTCGTCAAGCCGCTCGACCGCGCGCTGGTGCTGGAACTGGCGCAGACCCACGAGGGCTTCGTCACGCTCGAGGACAACGTGGTGATGGGCGGTGCCGGCTCGGGCGTGCTCGAGCTGCTGCAGGCGCAGGGCGTGCTGCTGCCGGTGTTGCAGCTGGGCCTACCCGATGCGTTCCAGCACCATGCCAGCCGCGAGGCGCTGCTGGCCGAGGCCGGCCTGGACGCCGCCGGCATCCGCGCCGCGATCATCGCGCGCTGGCCGCAGGCGGGGGACCAGCGCGCCAGGCTCAGCGCTTCGGGCTGA
- a CDS encoding LEA type 2 family protein — protein MKLGWRGPAMLATGLLVAFLAACSSGGIPRRVSEPTASLQQLTVQADGRWSIELRLQNYSSIPMRFERVSFALRVGDQDAGMLATQPALTIGPESADVVTVAFDPSADARLLLAGRLADGRGVDYRIEGTIDAAPTDRGKVRDYEVERDSRLSPVPGLPGVLR, from the coding sequence ATGAAGCTTGGATGGCGTGGGCCGGCGATGCTGGCGACCGGTCTGCTGGTGGCGTTCCTGGCAGCCTGTTCGAGCGGCGGCATCCCGCGCCGCGTGTCCGAGCCGACGGCGAGCCTGCAGCAGCTCACCGTGCAGGCCGATGGCCGCTGGTCGATCGAGCTGCGGCTGCAGAACTACAGCAGCATCCCGATGCGCTTCGAGCGCGTGTCGTTCGCGCTGCGGGTGGGCGACCAGGACGCCGGCATGCTCGCCACGCAGCCCGCGCTGACGATCGGGCCCGAATCGGCCGACGTGGTGACGGTGGCCTTCGATCCCTCCGCGGATGCGCGCTTGCTGCTGGCCGGCCGGCTTGCCGACGGTCGCGGCGTCGACTACCGCATCGAGGGCACGATCGACGCCGCGCCGACCGATCGCGGCAAGGTCCGCGACTACGAGGTCGAGCGCGACAGCCGGCTGAGCCCGGTGCCGGGGCTGCCCGGCGTCCTGCGCTGA
- a CDS encoding acyl-CoA dehydrogenase C-terminal domain-containing protein — protein MSSYSAPLRDIRFALFDVLDVESSFRHLRFDDAGRETVDAVLDEAARFCDTVLAPLNRVGDEFGVRYDKDDGSVTTAPGFRDAYVQFSDGGWGGLAAPTAYGGMGLPHVLGMPLEEMIDAANLAWGNFPLLSHGAASALLHHGEEWQREVFLTKLVSGEWTGTMCLTEPHCGTDLGLLKTRAEPNGDGTHSITGTKIFITAGEHDLTPNIVHLVLARLPDAPAGSKGISLFIVPKFQVARDGAQGARNALRCGAVEHKMGIHASATCVMNFDGAQGYLIGQPHKGLAAMFTMMNTARIGVGMQGLGLSERAYQNALRYSRERLQSRALSGAKFPAKPADPIIVQPDVRRMLLTCKALIEGGRALSYHAGLQVDIATHGASEAERKQADDLLGFLTPIVKACLTEWGVECTYHALQCYGGHGYIAEHGMEQLARDARITTLYEGTTGIQALDLMGRKTMQLQGAGLKVFLGLVQSFCEEQAGNDALAEFVAPLREKAGEWQALTLSIGKRAMSDPEEIGAAAYDYLFYSGYVALAYWWARSVAAADDSSQPQAFKDAKRETARFYFARLLPRTLAHKAAIDSGPAPLLALDEAAFDA, from the coding sequence ATGAGCAGCTACTCCGCACCGCTGCGCGACATCCGTTTCGCGCTCTTCGACGTGCTCGACGTCGAGTCCAGCTTCCGCCACCTGCGCTTCGACGATGCCGGCCGCGAGACCGTCGACGCCGTGCTCGACGAGGCCGCGCGCTTCTGCGACACGGTGCTGGCGCCGTTGAACCGGGTCGGCGACGAATTCGGCGTGCGCTACGACAAGGACGACGGCAGCGTCACCACCGCGCCCGGCTTCCGCGACGCCTACGTGCAGTTCTCCGACGGTGGCTGGGGCGGCCTGGCCGCGCCCACCGCGTACGGCGGCATGGGCCTGCCGCACGTGCTGGGCATGCCGCTGGAGGAAATGATCGACGCGGCCAACCTGGCCTGGGGCAACTTCCCGCTGCTTTCGCACGGCGCCGCGAGTGCGCTGCTGCACCACGGCGAGGAATGGCAGCGCGAGGTGTTCCTGACGAAGCTGGTGTCGGGCGAGTGGACCGGCACCATGTGCCTGACCGAGCCGCATTGCGGCACCGACCTGGGCCTGCTCAAGACCCGCGCCGAGCCGAACGGCGACGGCACCCATTCGATCACCGGCACCAAGATCTTCATCACCGCCGGCGAGCACGACCTGACCCCGAACATCGTCCACCTGGTGCTGGCGCGGCTGCCGGATGCGCCGGCCGGCAGCAAGGGCATCTCGCTGTTCATCGTGCCCAAGTTCCAGGTCGCGCGCGACGGCGCCCAGGGCGCGCGCAACGCGCTGCGCTGCGGCGCGGTGGAGCACAAGATGGGCATCCACGCCTCGGCGACCTGCGTGATGAACTTCGACGGCGCCCAGGGCTACCTCATCGGCCAGCCGCACAAGGGCCTGGCGGCGATGTTCACCATGATGAATACCGCGCGCATCGGTGTCGGCATGCAGGGGCTGGGACTGTCCGAACGCGCGTACCAGAACGCGCTGCGGTACTCGCGCGAACGGCTGCAGTCGCGCGCGCTGTCGGGGGCGAAGTTCCCCGCCAAGCCGGCCGATCCGATCATCGTGCAGCCCGACGTGCGCCGCATGCTGCTGACCTGCAAGGCGCTGATCGAAGGCGGGCGCGCGCTGTCGTACCACGCCGGGCTGCAGGTCGACATCGCCACCCACGGCGCGAGCGAGGCCGAGCGCAAGCAGGCCGACGACCTGCTCGGCTTCCTCACCCCGATCGTCAAGGCCTGCCTCACCGAGTGGGGCGTGGAATGCACCTACCACGCGCTGCAGTGCTACGGCGGCCACGGCTACATCGCCGAGCACGGCATGGAGCAGCTGGCGCGCGATGCGCGCATCACCACGCTGTACGAAGGCACCACCGGCATCCAGGCGCTGGACCTGATGGGTCGCAAGACCATGCAGCTGCAGGGTGCTGGGCTGAAGGTGTTCCTCGGCCTGGTGCAGTCGTTCTGCGAGGAGCAGGCCGGCAACGACGCGCTGGCCGAGTTCGTGGCGCCGCTGCGCGAGAAGGCCGGCGAATGGCAGGCGCTGACGCTGTCGATCGGCAAGCGTGCGATGTCCGACCCGGAGGAGATCGGCGCGGCCGCGTACGACTACCTGTTCTACTCGGGCTATGTCGCGCTGGCCTACTGGTGGGCGCGCAGCGTGGCCGCGGCGGACGACTCGTCGCAGCCGCAGGCATTCAAGGACGCCAAGCGCGAGACCGCGCGCTTCTACTTCGCCCGCCTGCTGCCGCGCACGCTCGCCCACAAGGCCGCGATCGACAGCGGCCCGGCGCCTCTGCTGGCGCTGGACGAGGCCGCGTTCGACGCCTGA
- a CDS encoding sensor domain-containing diguanylate cyclase — protein MQTNSGRSGRAPAPHGFDRLPQRTYVFRLLGMGLGALCIAAVLRENGASPLVWSLCAFTGLVWPHLALLVARSSASPYRAELRNLLLDSAQTGFWVAMMQFNLLPSVLLFTLVTVDKISTGIPRLWLWSLPVFAAGLLLGGLATGFAVRPDTSTTVMLVALPMLLIHSIAVSLASNRMVQQIRQKNRLLDELSRTDSLTGLHVRRHWQALADRALHLRQTEGIPATLLLLDIDHFKAANDRHGHAVGDDVLRAVAEAIRAGLRESDDAGRYGGDEFGIVLHATPPGDARLVAEAIRREIRRIGVAEMGDSRITASIGMAPAHGGHDSLEQWIEEADAALYRAKRGGRDRIES, from the coding sequence GTGCAAACGAACAGCGGCCGGTCGGGCCGGGCGCCCGCGCCCCACGGCTTCGACCGGCTCCCACAACGCACCTACGTTTTCCGCCTGCTCGGCATGGGCCTGGGCGCGCTGTGCATCGCCGCGGTGCTGCGCGAGAACGGCGCCTCGCCGCTGGTCTGGAGCCTGTGCGCGTTCACCGGCCTGGTGTGGCCGCACCTGGCCCTGCTGGTGGCGCGGAGCAGCGCTTCGCCCTATCGCGCCGAACTGCGCAACCTGCTGCTGGATTCGGCCCAGACCGGCTTCTGGGTGGCGATGATGCAGTTCAACCTGTTGCCGAGCGTGCTGCTGTTCACCCTGGTGACCGTGGACAAGATCAGCACCGGCATTCCGCGGCTGTGGCTGTGGTCGCTGCCGGTGTTCGCGGCCGGCCTGCTGCTCGGCGGGCTGGCGACCGGGTTCGCGGTGCGTCCCGACACCAGCACGACGGTGATGCTGGTGGCCCTGCCGATGCTGCTGATCCACAGCATCGCGGTGAGCCTGGCCAGCAACCGCATGGTCCAGCAGATCCGCCAGAAGAACCGCCTGCTCGACGAACTCAGCCGCACCGATTCGCTGACCGGGCTGCACGTGCGCCGGCACTGGCAGGCGCTGGCCGACCGGGCGCTGCACCTGCGCCAGACCGAAGGCATCCCCGCGACCCTGCTGCTGCTCGACATCGACCACTTCAAGGCCGCCAACGACCGCCACGGCCACGCCGTGGGCGACGACGTGCTGCGCGCCGTGGCCGAGGCGATCCGCGCCGGCCTGCGCGAGAGCGACGACGCCGGACGCTACGGCGGCGACGAGTTCGGCATCGTCCTGCACGCCACGCCGCCGGGCGATGCGCGGCTGGTGGCCGAGGCGATTCGGCGCGAGATCCGTCGCATCGGTGTCGCCGAAATGGGAGATTCGCGCATCACCGCGAGCATCGGCATGGCGCCGGCGCACGGCGGCCACGATTCACTGGAACAGTGGATCGAGGAAGCCGATGCCGCGCTGTACCGCGCCAAGCGCGGCGGCCGCGACCGGATCGAGTCGTGA
- a CDS encoding HNH endonuclease — MEADRANRRLNRIGTPAGPDSADGMMAAHTLPARLDSVRLLSLDAHGRALNWISWQDAACLYAREAVAWTLGDPCLSVHGGTCRQTGLRSILDLHPIIAARGHVRAHALDPTPALTNAALFARDQYLCMYCGKSYSRQLLTRDHVMPLSKGGRDTWENVVCACFHCNSRKGGRTPQQASMPLLAVPYRPSWIEHLILSNRNILADQMAFLTSHLPKRRRLAQ, encoded by the coding sequence ATGGAGGCCGACAGAGCAAATCGACGCCTGAACCGGATCGGGACCCCCGCGGGACCGGACTCCGCCGACGGCATGATGGCGGCGCATACCCTGCCCGCGCGCCTCGACTCGGTACGCCTGCTGTCGCTCGACGCCCACGGCCGCGCCCTCAACTGGATCAGCTGGCAGGACGCGGCCTGCCTGTACGCGCGCGAGGCGGTGGCCTGGACCCTCGGCGATCCCTGCCTGAGCGTCCACGGCGGCACCTGCCGCCAGACCGGATTGCGCAGCATCCTCGACCTGCACCCGATCATCGCCGCGCGCGGCCACGTCCGCGCGCACGCGCTCGACCCGACCCCGGCGCTGACCAACGCCGCGCTGTTCGCCCGCGACCAGTACCTGTGCATGTACTGCGGCAAGAGCTACAGCCGCCAGCTGCTCACGCGCGACCACGTGATGCCCCTGTCGAAGGGCGGCAGGGACACCTGGGAGAACGTGGTCTGCGCCTGCTTCCACTGCAACTCGCGCAAGGGCGGACGTACGCCGCAGCAGGCGTCGATGCCGTTGCTGGCGGTGCCCTACCGGCCGAGCTGGATCGAGCATCTGATCCTGAGCAACCGCAACATCCTGGCCGACCAGATGGCCTTCCTGACCTCGCACCTGCCCAAGCGCCGGCGCCTGGCGCAATAG
- a CDS encoding helix-turn-helix domain-containing protein, producing MKTSEGLTRFGKALRKIRIDRELTLGMLADKVGMSAAFISALERGKPVPPDFIAKAAQVMDLTDQEISGLQEGAALQQKEVRISMTNRSDQAKVAAMAFARRFESMSDKELAQLLSSINNGNE from the coding sequence ATGAAGACCAGTGAGGGTTTGACGAGGTTCGGCAAAGCCCTGAGGAAAATCAGAATCGACCGAGAACTAACGCTAGGAATGTTGGCAGACAAAGTGGGAATGAGCGCGGCATTCATCTCCGCGCTCGAGAGAGGAAAGCCTGTTCCACCCGACTTCATAGCGAAGGCGGCACAAGTGATGGACCTCACGGATCAAGAGATTTCGGGACTGCAGGAAGGGGCAGCCCTACAACAGAAGGAGGTAAGAATTTCCATGACAAACCGATCGGATCAGGCAAAAGTCGCAGCAATGGCGTTCGCTAGGCGCTTTGAATCGATGAGCGACAAAGAGTTGGCTCAGCTGCTGAGTTCCATCAATAACGGCAATGAATAA
- the mddA gene encoding methanethiol S-methyltransferase, translating into MPRVLALFYGVVSYLVFLATFTYAIGFVTGLGVPKHIDGGLAGPLLPALLVNAALLGLFAAQHSVMARPAFKRWLTRFVPEHVERSTYVLCASLALVAMFAWWRPMPSPVWQVETPALYWMLHALSACGWLLVLVGTFLISHCELFGLRQVWLHARGKTAAHLPFVTRSLYRLVRHPLMLGFLIAFWATPHMSQGHLLFALATTGYIVLAVKLLEERDLVAMHGEAYRRYQREVPMLLPLPKRREPVGSVARSR; encoded by the coding sequence ATGCCCCGCGTCCTTGCCTTGTTCTACGGCGTCGTTTCCTACCTCGTTTTCCTGGCGACCTTCACCTATGCCATCGGTTTCGTCACCGGGCTCGGCGTGCCAAAGCACATCGACGGTGGCCTCGCCGGCCCGCTGCTCCCGGCATTGCTGGTCAATGCCGCGCTGCTGGGACTGTTCGCCGCGCAGCACAGCGTGATGGCGCGGCCCGCGTTCAAGCGCTGGCTGACGCGTTTCGTGCCCGAGCACGTCGAACGCAGCACCTACGTGCTGTGCGCAAGCCTGGCGCTGGTGGCGATGTTCGCCTGGTGGCGGCCGATGCCGTCACCGGTCTGGCAGGTCGAGACCCCCGCGCTGTACTGGATGCTCCACGCCCTGTCCGCATGCGGCTGGCTGCTGGTGCTGGTCGGCACGTTCCTGATCAGCCACTGCGAACTGTTCGGCCTGCGCCAGGTCTGGTTGCATGCACGCGGGAAGACGGCGGCCCATCTGCCTTTCGTCACGCGCTCGCTCTACCGCCTCGTGCGCCACCCGCTGATGCTGGGTTTCCTGATCGCGTTCTGGGCCACGCCGCACATGAGCCAGGGCCATCTGCTGTTCGCGCTGGCGACGACCGGCTACATCGTGCTGGCAGTGAAACTGCTCGAAGAGCGCGACCTGGTCGCGATGCACGGCGAGGCCTACCGCCGCTACCAGCGCGAGGTGCCGATGCTGTTGCCGCTGCCGAAGCGGCGCGAGCCGGTCGGCTCCGTGGCGCGGTCGCGGTAA
- a CDS encoding TraB/GumN family protein, with protein MTAMPVARLLPLLLLLGSAPVSAQEAATPVEPSTPVADLAGPAAIPSAPGDGRIVDHETVVVSGVLPGPGLWKVRKDGHVLYVMATVSPLPRRMQWESAGLESVVARSQQVLLPPSFTLDAGVGVFRGMLLLPSLLKARRNPDGATLQQMVSPELYARWVPLKRRYLGRNRGVEQWRPIFAAQELYEAAMDESGLSREDVVDKAVRRMARRHDVELRAVNYKLEIEDPKAVIREFQATTLADTECFEKTLSRIEGDLELMRRRANAWATGEIDTLRSLSIENQYSTCIRAMTENGLARRLGVSDLRPRLDAMWIAAAEETLAENASSFAMLPLSLVTAADGYLARLRERGYVVEPP; from the coding sequence ATGACCGCCATGCCTGTCGCCAGGTTGTTGCCGCTCCTGCTGCTGCTCGGTTCGGCACCCGTCTCCGCGCAGGAGGCCGCGACGCCGGTCGAGCCGTCCACGCCTGTCGCGGACCTCGCCGGACCGGCCGCCATCCCCTCCGCGCCCGGGGACGGCCGGATCGTCGATCACGAGACCGTGGTCGTCTCCGGCGTGCTGCCGGGGCCGGGATTGTGGAAGGTGCGCAAGGATGGGCACGTGCTGTACGTGATGGCCACGGTTTCGCCGCTGCCCAGGCGGATGCAATGGGAGTCGGCGGGCCTCGAATCGGTCGTCGCGCGCTCGCAGCAGGTGCTGCTGCCGCCGTCGTTCACCCTCGACGCGGGCGTGGGTGTGTTCCGCGGCATGCTGCTGTTGCCGTCGCTGCTCAAGGCGCGTCGCAATCCGGACGGCGCCACCTTGCAGCAGATGGTGTCGCCCGAGCTGTATGCACGCTGGGTGCCGCTGAAGCGACGTTACCTGGGCCGCAACCGCGGGGTCGAGCAGTGGCGGCCGATCTTCGCGGCGCAGGAGCTGTACGAGGCGGCGATGGACGAGTCGGGGCTCAGCCGCGAGGACGTGGTCGACAAGGCGGTCCGGCGCATGGCCAGGCGCCACGACGTCGAGCTGCGTGCGGTCAACTACAAGCTGGAGATCGAGGATCCCAAGGCGGTGATCCGCGAGTTCCAGGCGACCACGCTCGCCGACACCGAGTGCTTCGAGAAGACGCTGTCGCGGATCGAGGGCGATCTGGAGCTGATGCGTCGGCGGGCCAATGCCTGGGCAACCGGCGAGATCGATACCCTGCGCTCGCTTTCGATCGAGAACCAGTACAGCACCTGCATCCGCGCGATGACCGAGAATGGGCTGGCGCGCAGGCTCGGCGTGTCCGACCTGCGGCCGCGCCTGGACGCGATGTGGATCGCGGCTGCCGAGGAAACGCTGGCGGAGAACGCGTCCAGCTTCGCGATGCTGCCGCTGTCCCTCGTGACCGCGGCCGACGGCTACCTGGCGCGCCTGCGCGAAAGGGGCTACGTGGTCGAGCCCCCCTGA
- a CDS encoding alpha/beta fold hydrolase, with protein MGQQRIRYLRTGDGIGLAWAEAGQGLPLVKAANWLTHLQYDWESPVWRHWMRFLAGHYRYIRHDERGCGMSDREVGDLSSARWLDDLEQVVEAAAIERPFALLGISQGAATAVAYAVRHPERVSHLILYGGYVVGSYRREDAEAARLYRAVVELLRSGWDHGNPAFRQLFTSRFIPTGDPQQVGWLNELCLKTTRGEIGATLMEARANVDVRELLAQVRVPTLVLHGRRDQVVPFSEGVRLASGIPGAEFVELDSCNHVLLEQEPAWTAFRDAVLAFTGVQAAAAGAPAGLSRRERELLPLLCQGLGNAEIAWRLGISEKTVRNQLTGLYAKLGVHSRAGAIAHAHAHQLIDPS; from the coding sequence ATGGGCCAACAGCGCATCCGCTACCTGCGAACCGGCGACGGCATCGGCCTGGCGTGGGCCGAGGCCGGACAGGGGCTGCCGCTGGTCAAGGCCGCCAACTGGCTGACCCACCTGCAGTACGACTGGGAAAGCCCGGTCTGGCGCCACTGGATGCGCTTTCTCGCCGGCCACTACCGCTACATCCGCCACGACGAGCGCGGCTGCGGCATGAGCGACCGCGAGGTCGGCGACCTGTCCTCCGCGCGCTGGCTGGACGATCTCGAGCAGGTGGTGGAAGCCGCCGCCATCGAACGGCCTTTCGCCCTGCTCGGTATCAGCCAGGGGGCGGCCACCGCAGTGGCCTATGCCGTCCGCCACCCCGAGCGGGTCTCTCACCTGATCCTCTACGGCGGCTACGTGGTGGGCTCCTACCGGCGGGAAGACGCAGAGGCCGCCCGGCTCTACCGCGCCGTGGTGGAGCTGCTGCGCAGTGGCTGGGACCATGGCAACCCGGCCTTCCGCCAGCTGTTCACCTCGCGCTTCATCCCCACCGGCGACCCGCAGCAGGTGGGCTGGCTCAACGAGCTCTGCCTCAAGACCACGCGCGGCGAGATCGGCGCGACGCTGATGGAGGCGCGTGCGAACGTCGACGTGCGCGAACTGCTGGCGCAGGTGCGCGTGCCGACCCTGGTACTGCACGGGCGGCGCGACCAGGTGGTGCCGTTCTCCGAAGGCGTGCGCCTGGCCAGCGGCATCCCCGGGGCCGAGTTCGTGGAACTGGATTCATGCAACCACGTGCTGCTGGAGCAGGAGCCGGCGTGGACCGCTTTCCGCGATGCGGTGCTCGCGTTCACGGGGGTGCAGGCGGCCGCCGCCGGTGCGCCCGCCGGACTCAGCCGGCGCGAGCGCGAACTGCTGCCGCTGCTGTGCCAGGGACTGGGCAACGCCGAGATCGCCTGGCGGCTGGGGATCTCCGAAAAGACCGTGCGCAACCAGCTCACCGGCCTGTACGCGAAGCTGGGCGTGCACAGCCGCGCGGGAGCGATCGCCCACGCCCACGCGCACCAGCTGATCGATCCTTCCTGA
- a CDS encoding ImmA/IrrE family metallo-endopeptidase — protein sequence MSGVCFEVPPASRARIEGLTASIRAHFKIKTPFFPLLEVVELWLPLVWPEFGFSVGQYDDMGNDHGRTFPGQDHIQVRDDVYDNIRRNKGRDRFTLAHELGHLFLHNDPALARNIRRSVDIEPFRSSEWQANSFAGSLLMPLTYLQQAASLATVVEDCGVTLDAARVQVRGMKNARLLSNNNLE from the coding sequence ATGAGTGGCGTTTGCTTTGAAGTTCCACCAGCTAGTAGAGCGCGAATTGAGGGCCTCACGGCTTCAATTCGCGCTCACTTCAAAATTAAAACGCCATTCTTCCCATTGCTGGAAGTAGTCGAGCTCTGGCTGCCGCTAGTATGGCCAGAGTTCGGCTTTTCAGTGGGGCAGTACGACGACATGGGGAACGACCATGGGCGTACTTTTCCCGGGCAAGACCATATCCAGGTCAGAGATGATGTTTACGACAACATCCGGCGGAACAAGGGCCGAGATCGATTCACGCTGGCGCATGAACTTGGACATTTGTTCTTGCATAACGATCCTGCTCTTGCCCGAAACATTCGGAGAAGTGTCGACATAGAGCCGTTCCGAAGTTCCGAGTGGCAGGCAAACTCGTTTGCCGGCTCGCTGCTAATGCCGCTTACCTATTTGCAGCAGGCTGCGTCACTGGCAACAGTCGTCGAGGATTGCGGCGTCACACTGGACGCAGCTCGAGTACAAGTACGCGGAATGAAAAACGCGAGGTTGCTGAGCAACAACAACCTCGAATAG